From Vicia villosa cultivar HV-30 ecotype Madison, WI unplaced genomic scaffold, Vvil1.0 ctg.000444F_1_1, whole genome shotgun sequence, a single genomic window includes:
- the LOC131628339 gene encoding transcriptional adapter ADA2b — MGRSRGNFHHADEDPSQRSRRKKNASSGDNSESGAAGQGASEGKRALYHCNYCNKDITGKIRIKCAVCPDFDLCIECFSVGAEVTPHKSNHPYRVMDNLSFPLICPDWNADDEILLLEGIEMYGMGNWAEVAEHVGTKNKEACIEHYKNVYLNSPYFPLPDMSHVVGKNKKELLAMAKEQGDDKKGLPMGDLSIKEESTFSTSRVKLEDSHKPGSTSRLASNLNPELDSGHSVSTQASATVNQRASNKGRGKGGPGIVKIEESPDFGGNKPNSSGNGGPSLVEASGYNSKRQEFDPEYDNDAEQLLAEMEFKDTDTEDEREIKLRVLRIYYKRLDERKRRKEFILERNLLYPNPIEKDFTPEEKAICRTYDKFMRFHSKEEHDELLTTVITEHRTLKRIQELKEARAAGCRTTAEADRYLAHKRRKEADETARRARENAHGIPNNHGVPNALMSPDSAGTRPVNEMDPAGFYGADLLSEPEKRLCCELKLPPAVYLKMQQHLSMQMIAGNVTSKSDAHPMFNMEAMKVDRVYDMLIKKGIGSP; from the exons ATGGGTCGTTCTCGTGGGAATTTTCATCATGCCGATGAAGATCCCAGCCAAAG ATCAAGGAGAAAGAAGAATGCTTCCAGTGGAGATAATTCGGAATCCGGTGCTGCGG GTCAAGGAGCAAGTGAAGGAAAAAGGGCTTTGTATCATTGCAATTACTGTAATAAAGATATTACAGGAAAGATTCGTATTAAGTGTGCTGTGTGCCCAGATTTTGATTTATGCATAGAATGCTTTTCTGTTGGAGCTGAAGTGACACCTCACAAAAGCAATCACCCTTATAGGGTTATG GACAATCTGTCTTTCCCTCTTATTTGCCCTGACTGGAATGCAGATGACGAAATCTTGCTTCTAGAG GGAATTGAAATGTATGGTATGGGAAACTGGGCAGAAGTCGCTGAGCATGTTGGAACAAAGAACAAAGAAGCGTGCATTGAACACTATAAGAACGTGTACCTAAACTCTCCGTACTTCCCTCTTCCG gACATGTCTCATGTTGTTGGGAAAAACAAAAAAGAACTACTTGCCATGGCGAAAGAGCAGGGTGACGACAAGAAAG GACTTCCGATGGGGGATCTTAGTATTAAGGAAGAATCAACCTTTTCTACATCTAGAGTCAA ACTGGAAGATTCCCATAAACCTGGTTCCACTAGCCGTCTGGCTTCCAATTTGAATCCAG AGTTAGATTCTGGGCACTCAGTCAGCACACAGGCTTCAGCTACTGTTAACCAGAGGGCATCTAACAAAGGCCGAGGAAAGGGTGGTCCTGGAATCGTTAAAATTGAAG AATCTCCAGATTTTGGAGGAAATAAACCAAATTCCTCAGGAAATGGCGGCCCTTCTTTGGTTGAAGCCAGTGGTTATAATTCGAAAAGACAGGAATTCGATCCTGAATATGATAATGATGCTGAACAACTGCTAGCTGAAATGGAGTTTAAGGACACTGACACTGAGGACGAGCGGGAGATCAAACTCCGCGTGTTGCGTATCTATTACAAAAG GCTCGATGAAAGAAAGCGCAGGAAGGAATTCATACTTGAAAGAAATTTGCTATATCCAAATCCAATTGAGAAGGATTTTACACCTGAGGAAAAGGCAATATGTCGGACATATGACAAATTCATGCGCTTTCATTCTAAGGAAGAGCATGATGAATTGCTTACAACTGTTATCACTGAACACAGAACTCTTAAAAGAATTCAAGAGCTTAAG GAAGCCCGGGCTGCTGGTTGCCGCACTACTGCTGAAGCAGATAGATATCTGGCACATAAGAGAAGAAAGGAAGCTGACGAAACTGCTCGTAGGGCAAGAGAAAATGCTCACGGCATCCCAAATAATCACGGGGTTCCAAATGCATTAATGTCTCCAGACTCTGCTGGTACAAGACCTGTCAATGAAATGGATCCAGCAGGATTCTATGGAGCAGATTTACTTTCTGAACCT GAGAAACGTTTGTGCTGCGAACTAAAGTTGCCTCCGGCCGTGTATCTAAAGATGCAACAGCATCTGTCCATGCAAATGATTGCCGGCAACGTCACTTCGAAATCTGATGCTCATCCAATGTTCAATATGGAGGCCATGAAAGTTGACAGGGTGTATGATATGCTCATTAAGAAGGGAATTGGTTCACCCTGA